The Methanoculleus marisnigri JR1 genome window below encodes:
- a CDS encoding KTSC domain-containing protein, whose translation MQRQLVESTSIKSIGYDPEDEVLEVEFHSGGVYHYVGVPPDVYEGMLAARSKGRYFGDFIRLRYSYEKVR comes from the coding sequence ATGCAGCGCCAGCTCGTCGAGTCTACCAGTATCAAGTCGATCGGCTACGACCCGGAAGACGAGGTTCTGGAGGTCGAGTTCCATAGCGGCGGGGTCTACCACTATGTCGGCGTGCCGCCCGACGTCTACGAAGGAATGCTCGCGGCCCGGTCGAAGGGGCGGTATTTCGGCGACTTCATCCGGCTGCGCTACTCCTACGAGAAGGTCCGGTGA
- a CDS encoding DUF5661 family protein: MARRDVTSEEARAMGKQLGITWEEFDVEQFRRGMVVELEHGLRDPGTNVTDDDLFLTAKIALAHLNEFPDYYDRLEEMEEEAEAYWEERKAQAQ, translated from the coding sequence ATGGCACGAAGAGACGTAACATCGGAAGAAGCAAGGGCGATGGGCAAGCAGCTCGGCATCACCTGGGAGGAGTTCGACGTCGAACAGTTCCGGCGCGGTATGGTCGTGGAACTCGAGCACGGTCTCCGGGACCCGGGGACGAACGTCACCGACGACGACCTCTTCCTGACGGCAAAGATAGCGCTTGCGCACTTAAACGAGTTTCCGGACTACTACGACCGGCTCGAGGAGATGGAAGAAGAAGCGGAGGCCTACTGGGAGGAGCGAAAAGCGCAGGCACAATAA
- a CDS encoding GNAT family N-acetyltransferase has product MDQPPVLITDRLLLRPYTLADACAVQRLCGDYAVSATTLLPYPYPDGLAELWIASLREGTERGEAAAFAVTLARDEVLIGGARLRIETAHARGELGFWVAKSCWGKGYATEAVRAVIEYGFCVLGLHRIHAMHFSRNPASGRVMEKCGMVHEAHLREHARKWGVFEDVEVWGILRDDWRERCNDPPTRGSPEH; this is encoded by the coding sequence ATGGATCAGCCCCCCGTCCTCATAACCGACCGCCTGCTCCTGCGGCCGTATACCCTGGCAGATGCCTGCGCCGTGCAGCGGCTCTGCGGGGACTACGCCGTCTCCGCGACGACCCTTCTCCCCTACCCGTATCCGGACGGCCTTGCCGAGCTCTGGATCGCCTCCCTTCGCGAAGGCACCGAACGCGGCGAGGCCGCGGCTTTCGCCGTCACCCTTGCCCGGGACGAAGTGCTCATCGGCGGTGCCCGTCTTCGGATCGAGACCGCTCATGCCCGCGGCGAACTCGGGTTCTGGGTTGCGAAGTCCTGCTGGGGCAAAGGGTATGCCACCGAAGCCGTCCGTGCGGTGATCGAGTACGGGTTCTGTGTCCTCGGGCTGCACCGGATCCATGCCATGCACTTCTCCCGCAACCCCGCATCCGGCCGGGTGATGGAGAAGTGCGGGATGGTGCACGAGGCGCACCTTCGGGAGCACGCGAGGAAGTGGGGGGTCTTTGAGGACGTCGAGGTCTGGGGGATTCTCCGCGACGATTGGCGGGAGCGGTGTAATGATCCGCCAACCCGGGGATCCCCGGAGCATTGA